The sequence TTCTGTCGGGGAAGCGGCGCACGGGATGGTTGCCAGGGATAAAATAGAGCCATTCTTCGGGCTCTGCGGGCAGTCTCTCCGAAGCTTTCCGGACCGTATCCCGCGGATATTTCCCCGCGGGTCGGGACCATACCCCGAAGGGGAGACAGCCATGCATAGATGCCCCTGTATCGGAGCAGGTTCTCGCTTCGATAGGATTTCGACAGAACCATTCTTCGTGAGTGCTATTCGGACTGACGACCGATGCCGGGTCAATGGCGGGTGACGATGGTGAGCAGATCGCCGTCGGTCAGTTTATGGTTGAGCCCGACGCGCTGACCGGGGTGCTTCACTGACCGCCCCCAGACCCGCCCGTACCGGAACTTTTCCACGAAATCCCGATGCAGTTTCCGTCCCACATCCTCGACGGTGGCGTTCTTGAAGATGTTCAACGGCTCCTCCAGATCCGCCGCCCCGCCCTGCGGCTTGAGATAGATGTGCATAAATCCCAGGTGATCGTAGATCGCATCCTTGAGCGCGTCCATGTTATGGCCGCTCTGTGCCGATATCATCATCGGCTCCTCTCCGAACCTCCGCTCCAGATCGCGGCGAATCTCCTCCATCGTCTCGCCATCCACCAGATCCACCTTGTTCACCGCCACGAAGGCGGGTACATAGACCCGGCTGCCGATCATTGCATCGATCAGGTCGTCCTGGGTAGCATTTCCGCGAATCAGGACATCGGCATTCATCAGCCTCTGCTCTGTAAGGATGGCACGTATCTCATCGTCGTCGAGTTCGACATCACCCACCCGGTTGACACGGATCCCCCCCATCGATGTCTTCTTGATCGTGATATCGGGAGGATCGCGGTTGATACGGATTCCGGCATCATGGAGCTCGCGAAGAAGGACATCCAGGTGCTTCTCGTTGAAGACATCAACCAGGATGAGGATCAGATCGGCCCCGCGCACGACGCTGATCACCTCCTTGCCGCGCCCTTTGCCCATGGCAGCGCCGGCGATCAGGCCGGGAATGTCCAGGATTTGGATCTTCGCGCCGCGGTGCTCCAGCGCGCCGGGGACCACCGTGGTGGTGGTGAAGGCGTAGTTCGCGACTTCGCTGCGGGTCCTGGTGAGGGCGTTCAGGAGCGTACTCTTCCCGACCGAAGGAAACCCCACCAGCACGACCGTAGCGTCGCCGGACTT is a genomic window of Methanomicrobiales archaeon containing:
- a CDS encoding GTP-binding protein, which gives rise to MSGLEEEIRELEEELRRTPYNKATSKHIGRLKAKIARLRDEAVSRAMRAGAGSEGYTVKKSGDATVVLVGFPSVGKSTLLNALTRTRSEVANYAFTTTTVVPGALEHRGAKIQILDIPGLIAGAAMGKGRGKEVISVVRGADLILILVDVFNEKHLDVLLRELHDAGIRINRDPPDITIKKTSMGGIRVNRVGDVELDDDEIRAILTEQRLMNADVLIRGNATQDDLIDAMIGSRVYVPAFVAVNKVDLVDGETMEEIRRDLERRFGEEPMMISAQSGHNMDALKDAIYDHLGFMHIYLKPQGGAADLEEPLNIFKNATVEDVGRKLHRDFVEKFRYGRVWGRSVKHPGQRVGLNHKLTDGDLLTIVTRH